The window CTCCTTTGATTTTACGCTTAAGAGCCATTACTTTTTCTAAATAGTCGGCTAGTCGATTCATTATGATGTCCAGAGCACCACTTGTTTCTCCGGCACGAGTAAGGTGCACCATGAGTTCGTCGAAGATTTTAGGATGTTTTGATAGAGATTCTGATAATGTCTGTCCACCTTTTACGTTTTCCCTTATATCTCTTAGCGTCTTTTTGAATGTTATATTGCCTGTCTGATCTCTCAATATGTCCAAACATTGAACTATGGGAACACCAGCGTTTATCATTGTTGCAAGCTGTCGAGTAAATATTACGATTTCGGGCAGTTTTACTCTTGGGCTAAGAAAGGGAAGATATTCTGAAATATGTTTGGGGCGAGGTCTAACCTTTAATATTTTTATTCCCTGACGGGTTAGAATCTGCTCTATTGCTGCTTCACTAACGCCTTCAAGAAGCCCACTTACCTTATCACCTCTTCGATTAATACCAACCCATACGTATTCAGGCAAGATCCCCTCCTTAGATGTCTTTTATCAATCTTTAGCCGTTGCCCGCATAACCTCATCGATAGACGTAATACCTTCTCTAACCTTATTAAGCCCGCTCATCCTTAGAGTCTTCATTCCAAGCCTTATGGCTTCTTTTTTTATTTCTGCGGCTGGAGCGTTTGCCAGTATTAGTTCCTGCAATTCATCGTGGATAGGCATTACTTCATAAAGAGCAACTCTTCCTCTGTAACCAGTGTTGTTGCAGGCAACACAGCCTCTAGCGCTAAAACATGTAAACCCAGATTCTATCCAGTGTTCTGGCACACCTATGTCAAGTAGTATATCTGGTGTAATCGCATCATTCACTACTTTGCACTGGTTGCAGAGTTTCCTTACGAGCCTTTGAGCTAAAGCTAGATTTAGGGCCGAAGCAACCAGAAAGGGTTCTACTCCCATGTTTATGAGTCGAGTTATTGTGCTGGGAGCATCGTTTGTGTGTAATGTGCTCAATACAAGATGTCCCGTAAGAGCTGCCTTGACTGCAATTTCTGCTGTTTCGTAGTCTCGAATCTCGCCCACCATGATAATATCAGGATCCTGTCGTAAGAAGGCTCTTAAAGCTGCAGCAAAGGTTAGTCCTATAGCTTCGTGGACCTGAACCTGGTTTATACCTGGAAGATTGTATTCCACAGGATCTTCCACTGTGGAAATATTTCTTTCCGTTTTGTTTAATTCCATTAAAGCGCTGTAAAGTGTAGTAGTTTTTCCACTTCCTGTAGGACCGGTGACTAACACCATGCCGTAAGGCTGATAGATTGCTCTCTTAAAGGCATCGAGTTGATCAGGTTCAAATCCCAGTTCAGTCATGTCAAGTTGAAGGCTCGATTTATCAAGAATTCGAAGCACTACTTTTTCACCAAATATAGTGGGAAGGCAGGAAACTCGAAAATCTATTTCTTTACCCAGAATTTTAGCTTTAATTCTTCCATCCTGCGGAAGCCTGCGTTCTGCTATGTCTAGATTGCTCATGATCTTTATACGAGACGAAATGGCATTTTTATATTTCACAGGAGGACGCATGATTTCATAAAGAATACCATCAATACGGTATCTAATGCGCAGTGTCTTTTCGTAAGGCTCAATATGAATATCACTGGCTTTTTTACGAATGGCATCTGTGAGTAGGGAGTTAACCAGCTTAACAACAGGAGCATCGCCGGCTTCTCCTTGGATTTCCGCTAGATCTAAATCTTCTGGTCCTTCCGTTGTTAGTTCAATGTCATCACTAAGTAGTCTTAGCGCTTCATCCAGCGAATCGTTCGACGAAGCCTTTCTGTGTTCTAGAATTTGTTTTATGGCATTTTCCGGGGCTACGTGAATTTTAATGGCTTTTTGAGTAAGAAAACGCAGGTCATCAGCCATAAGACGATTTGTAGGATCTGATGTTGCCACATGAAGCACATTCCCAGTCAGTCCGAAAGGAACAGCCTGATATTTTTCAGCCGTTTCTTGCAAAATCAAATTTTGGATTTCATCGGGAATGTTGATTTTAAGAGGGTTTACAAGGGGAAGTTTAAGCTGTTTTGCCAGAGCTACAGCAAGATCTGTCGCGTTTATAAAACCTTTTTTTATAAGAATTGCTCCTAGGCGTTCACGAGATCGCATCTGCTCGTTAAGAGCTTCCTGGAGTTGCTCTTTTGATATCAGGCTTTCTTCAATCAAAAGCTGGCCCAGCCTTTTCGATGCGCCTACTTGGCTCATATCTTATTCCTCATCAATACAATTTCGTTTTGATCGAGAATCATTATTTGACTGATTACCCTATTTTAAATTATCATTCAATAGAAAAAACTTGACATCTCTTTTACCATTCTTATTATTCGGCTGACTTCGGTAAGAAGAAAAGTGAAAATTAGGAGGTGTTATCAAAATGATTTGCCAGACAGTTAGAGCCGGTTCAGAATGCGCTTTTATGACTCCGACTGGATGTGGATACAACGGCGGAACCTGTTATCCTATTGTAGAGCAATGTGAAGGATGCCAGAGAATTACCGAGGTGGAAGGAGGAAAGTTTTGCACTATTTATCCCAATCCATCGATTAAGTGGAAAACTGGTCCCTGCAACATGGCTACTCATGTAAAGATTGAAACTTCCAAGCAACAGCAAGAAAAAATCAATCCTCTTAAGGCATCCAAGCGCGCAGCAAAAGGTAAGAAGTAAGTTTCTTTCGTAACTTAAATTAGTTCAGACAGGGCACCCGGAAAGAGATTTTAAGGGTGCCTTTTTTATCTCGAACGCTCTTTTTGAACTTCTTTAGTGACTTACATTTCCTTTGATCTCGTTTTCCACGTGTTAGAGCGGACGATAAAAACGGTTCCGATTTTTTCTTATTAAAGCTTCAAAAAGATAATGTTGTTTGAAAAGGACTGTGGGGAGTAACTCTTATGTGGTTGCCTAAGGGATGTCCCAGAGGGTCCCTAATATATACCGGGAATTTACAAGCTCCGCAAGTGCTCAGAGTGTTCGAAAATCTTGTCTATTTAAACAGGTGGGGCGCGGCATTCTATGCTCCTGCGATATAGTAATTGCGATGCTTATCACCACAATCTTTTTCTAACAGCCTTTCCAAAAAGATTGTAAAGAATTTTGTCTTGAGTTATAAGGATAAACCCTGGCGATGAAAGGTTATTTTTTAAGAGCGAGAGGGGAGAAAGTGGAACAATATCAGATTATTACGGGCAACCAAGCTGCAGCCCTTGGAGCAAAGCTTTGCCGAGTCCAGGTGGTGGCTGCTTATCCTATTACCCCACAGTCAAAGATACCGGAGGTACTGGCAGAATATGTTGAGCGGGGGGAGCTTAAAGCAGAGTTTGTAAGAGTTGAAAGCGAACACTCAGCTTTGACGGTTTGTATTTCGGCTTCCATTGTAGGAGCGAGGGCTTTCACGGCCACGGCAGCTAATGGACTTGCTTACATGCATGAACAACTTCACTGGGCAGCCGGCGCCAGGGTTCCCATTGTGATGCCGGTTACCAATCGAGGGCTTGGCGCTCCCTGGACAATCCTTAACGACATGCAAGATTCTTTGAGCCAGCGAGATACGGGCTGGATCCAGTTTTATTGCATAAACAATCAGGAAGTTCTGGATCATGTAATTATGGGCTACCGAGTCGCCGAAACAGTGCATCTTCCTGTTATGGTATGTTACGATGGATTTAGGCTTTCTCATACAGTAATGCCTGTAAATGTTCCGTCCCAAGAACTCGTAGATCAGTATTTACCACCCAAAAAACCCCCTTATTCACTCGATCCGGAAAACCCTATAAACATTAACCCAGTCGTTATGGGTGAGTTAATACCTGGTGTTGATGGTAAACTTTGGCCTGACTACATGAGCATCCGTCGTAGAATGCAGAAGGCTCATGAGGGCGCCCTTGAGATTATCCTTCAGGCTGGAAAATATTTTGGAGAACTTTTTGGCAGAACCTATGATACTCCTTTTACAAAATATAAAACCGAAGATGCTTCAGCAGTTTTTCTTACCATGGGTTCACTTACCAGTGAAGCAATGGAAGCTGTAGATGCATTACGTAAGGAAGGTATTAGGATTGGAGTTATTGGACTTAGAGTTTTTAGACCTTTTCCGGCTAAAGAACTTGCAGAAGTGCTTTCGGGCTTAGAAAAGGTGATTGTTGTGGAGAAGGCCATAAGTTACGGTTATGAGACTCCACTCGCTACCGAAACCAAAGCGGCTATCTACAGTTTTGGAACTTCGCCTTATTCACTAATATGGTCTTGGGTTGTTGGACTTGGAGGAAAGGATGTAAAACCCAGAGATCTTGTTGGCATTTGTAATGCCGTATTCCATAATGCCCCTCGAGAACGTCCTCTGTGGTGGCATGAAGAGGAGTATACCTATGAGCGTGCCGTTTGTTGAGATTCCCGATCGAGAATATGTCCTTCCTGGCACAAGAACCTGTGCAGGATGTGGGCTTACTCTAGCTTACCGTTATATATTAAAAGCCCTTGGTCCTAAAGTTATAATAACTCTTCCGGCCTGCTGTCTTACAATACTTCACGGTATCTATCCCAAAACTCCTGTGGCAGTTAATGCTTTAAATACAACCTTTGCAAGCACAGCAGCTTCGGCATCGGGACTTGTTGCGGGACTTAAAGCAACAGGGCAAAATGATTATGTTGTTGTTGGTATGGCTGGCGACGGTGGCACCTTCGATATGGGAATTCAAGCTTTGAGTGGAGCTGCGGAACGCCAGACCGATTTTATTTACATTTGCTATGACAATGAAGCTTACATGAATACTGGTGTTCAGAGATCTAGCGCAACACCTGAGGGAGCCATCACCACGACAACCCCTGTAGAACCTAAGCAACAACCTAAAAAAGATTTTCTCGCTATTATGGAAGCTCACAAGCTGCCCTATATGGCTACCTGTTGCTCCGCTTATCCTCGGGACATTTATGAGAAGCTTTCCAAAGCAAAAAATATTCGAGGCACACGGTTTATACATCTCTATGTTCCTTGTCCACCTGGTTGGGGATTTCCGACTAATAAAACCGTAGAAATAGGCCGTATTGCAGTGGAAACTGGTGTGGTCGTTTTGTTTGAAATAGAAGACGGCAAATTACGTCTTACGGGACGAAGTCTTACAATGGCTCGTTCTGGACGCAAGAGGCCAGTGGATGAATACCTGAAACTTCAGGGACGATTCAAAAAAATGACCCCGGAACAAATCGCATCCTTCCAGAAGGATGTAGATGAAAGATGGGAACAATACCTTAGGCGAGCCGAGATTTAGTGGTAGAGGGGGATAGAGAGTGATAGGAGATCTTAGCGTTGAGAAAGCAAAAGAATTCGTTGTTGAGCTGCTCCATGAAGCTGGAAATATCGCTCTTGAAGGTTACGGCAAAGGACGAATAGAAAAAAAGTTCGATGAAGAAATGGTGACTTTCTTTGAAATGAAACTCGAAAACTTCGTCCGTGCCAAGATAGAAAAGGCTTTTCCTGGACATTTCCTTTTTGGTGATGGTGTAACTAGCAGTGGTTATCGTCATGATACAGGAAAATATCTGTGGGTTTTCGACGCACTGGATGGAGTAGCGAACTATCAGGCGGGTATCCCTATGTGGGGTATGTCCTTTGCTCTATTGGAAAATTTCTGGCCCATTGTGGGTGCCTATTTTATGCCATCTACCGGTGATATGTGGCTTGCTGTTGGTGGCGGTGCTATGTATTTTAATGGCAAAGAAAAAAAGATTGTGGACACAGAACCTACCAATAATGAAAGTCTTCTTTTTACTTACTCGCGTTTTCATGACCATTTCAAGACCACATTTCCTGGAAAAATCCGAAATCTTGGTTGCACTGGGGCTCATATTTGTTATGTGGCTCAGGGGAGAGCCGATGGAGCTGTAATCCATAATGTGGCTTTCAGAGATATGGTGGCTCCATTGCTTATCCTCGAATCAGCGGGCGGGTCTGTGGAATTTTTCGAAGGTGGAAAATTCTACATAAACGAATATTCAGATGGGCGACGCGTGCGGGATTTCTTGCTTGTAGCACCTAAGGGATTTCATGATCAATTGCGAGGGTACCTTAGAAGAACAGATGTCATTGAGTAGTTTTGTAAATTAAAAATTTCGGGAGGATGGCAAAATGACTAACTGGAAATGCAACAAGTGTGGACATGTTCTTCAGGCGGCTACACCGCCTGATGTATGCCCTTCCTGTAATGAGAAGTGTGAATTTATCGATGTTACTTGCTACATACCAGAATGCGGAGGACCTGACTCCGGTAACATAAATCCTCAGGTTTTTGTAACCAGCGGAGAAAAAGACAAAAAGTAGATCGGTGATGAGTTGCTTTTGTGGATTTTGTTAAGCAGGAATGCGCAAGAATAAGTAAGGTAAGGGGTGTTGAAGATCATCGAACTGTGAAATAAAGCGGGGAGTGCAATGAAGGAAGATCTGACAAAAGTGAGAAACTTTGCACTTGGAGCTCATACAGGAGCAGGAAAGACATCGCTCGGCGAAGCTATGCTATTCATGTCCGGAGCAACTACAAGACTGAACAAGGTCGATCAAGGTAATTCCGTTTTGGATTTTGAGCCCGAAGAAGTAAAACGAAAAATTACCATCAGTTCTGCTTTTTACACCTTTGAATGGAATAAATACACTTTCCACCTTATAGATACACCAGGCGATTTTAACTTTATCGCTGAGACTCAGACGGCTCTTCAAGGAGCCGATGGAGTTGTGGTCGTTGTGGACGCCGTCGATGGTGTTAAGGTCCAAACTGAGCGAGTCTGGGAAATTGCAGATACTTTGGGACATCCAAGAGTAATTTTTGTAAGCAAGGTGGACAAAGATCGAGCGGATTTCAAGCGTGTAGTGGAAGATATTCGTAGCAACTTCGGTGATATATGCGTTCCGGTTACCGTTCCTATTGGATTAGGGGAGCAGTTCAAAGGTGTAGTGGATGTTTTGCACGGAAAGGCCTTTGTTTATCCTGGACCTGAATCAAAACAGTTTAATATTCAAGATGTCCCCGGTGACCTCGCCGGAGATGTGGAAGCTTACAGAGATCAAGTTATAGAACGAGTAGCCGAAGCTGATGATACACTACTGGAAAAATATCTGGAACAGGGCGCGCTTGATCCAGAAGAGATTGAAAAAGGGCTTATAGCAGCTATTACACATCGTAAACTTGTCCCCATACTTTGCGGATCTGGGGTAACCGGTATAGGTGTCGTTCAGTTCATGGATTTTATGGCTCGATACTTCCCAAGCCCGATGGATAGAGGTGAAAGGGCAGGGGAAACATCTGACGGACAGCCGATTTCGAGAAAACCTTTACCAGAAGAACCTTTCAGTGCTCTTGTTATTAAAACCTTAAACGATCCTTATGCGGGACGTCTTACCATAATGAGAGTCTTTTCAGGGACGGTAAGTTCCGATTCCACAGTTTACAACGCCACCAAGAAATCAAAAGAACGTTTTGGAAGTCTTTTGCTCCTTCAGGGGAAGTCTCAAAAACAGATTTCCGAAGCCGGCCCCGGTTCAATTGTTGCTGTGGCAAAGCTTAAGGATACCATGACAGGTGATACACTTTGTGATGAAAAACAACCCATTCTGTATGGTCTGCTTCCACTTCCCCCTGTGGTTTACTCGCTTGCCGTTGAACCAAAGAGCCGTGGTGATGAAGAAAAAATATTCTCGTCTCTTGCTCGCCTTATGGAAGAAGATGTGAGACTTAAACTTGAACGTAATGATGAAACAAAGGAGATGATCCTTTCCGGCATGGGGGAAATCCATATCGAGGCCACCGTTGACAAGCTCCAACGCAAATATGGCGTCGAAGTTAACCTGCGGCTTCCCAGAGTGCCTTACAAAGAGACAATAAGGGGTAAGGCTAGAGTGCAGGGGAAGTATAAAAAGCAGACGGGAGGTCGAGGTCAATACGGCGATTGCTGGATTGAGATTGAACCTCTTCCAAGAGGTGAGGGATTCAAGTTTGTAGATAAGATCGTTGGAGGCGTAATTCCCAAACAGTTTATTCCAGCTGTGGAAAAGGGTATTGTTGAGGCTGCTCAGGAGGGTGTGCTTGCCGGTTATCCAACTATCGATTTCAAAGTGGATCTTGTTGATGGATCATTCCATCCTGTGGATTCGTCGGAACTTGCCTTTAAGATAGCCGGCTCAATGGCTTTCAAAAAGGCTGCAATGGATGCCAAGCCTGTGCTTCTAGAGCCGATCATGTATATGGAAATTACTGTGCCGGACGATTGTATGGGCGACGTTATTGGCGATCTGAACGGGCGAAGAGGAAAAGTATTGGGCATGGAGTCCAAGGGTAAGAAGCAGATCATTAAGGCGCTTGTGCCCATGGTTGAAGTGCTAAGATATGCGCCAGACCTTCGCTCTATGACCGCCGGGCGGGGCGTTTTTATCATGAGATTCGACCACTACGAGGAAGTACCTGCTCAACTTCAAGACAAGATTATAGAGCAGGCCAGGGTGGAGAAAGAAAAGGAGAGTAAATAAATAAAAAGAAGCAAAATATATTGTAACAAGAGTCAAGACCTCTTGATGGGGTTGTAAAACTTCCTCTTTTATGGGGTGGTAAAAGAAACGGAAAACCCAGGGATGGAACTCAACTCGGAAGACCTTTCCGGACGTAGGTAGCCAGGAAACAGCTCAATATTGGGTTTACCAGATAAATGTAGGGACACGGCATGCCGTGCCCCTACAATAATTCCTACAACGCGACTTTGTTACGACGTCCTCAAAATATGGGGAGATTAAGAGGATTCCAAATAAGGGATGGTTTTCGAACACCCTCCGTGACCCTATTGCCAAAACAACCCTGCAGGGAAAAAATTTTTGAACGCCCTCATATTGGTTAAAATGGCCATAATACAGTTAACTTATGATCTTTGAGAAACTTGTTTAGAATTGAATCTACCTAAAAGTTTATTTCGTAAATAGGCTCAGGTCCTGGCTTAGCAAATAGAAACCCCTGCATGATGTTGACCCCGATCTCGCTTAGAGTTTCCGCTTCTTCCTTTCTTTCCACTCCTTCAGCTATTACTTCGATTCCGTTTTTCTCTGCCACATCGACCATAGCTCTGACGACATCTCTTTTGAGAGATTTCCTGTCAAGGTCCTCAATGAGATCTCTACCTATTTTTATGAAATTAGGATAAAGTTTTATGAAAACATCAAGAGAACTATACCCTGTCCCGATGTCGTCTAAAGCCACTCTGAAGCCGTGTTGCATATAAAAGTCTAAAATTCGTTTTAAGTGCTTTATGTCTTTAACCTTCTCCGTTTCAACTATCTCAAAGATTAGGTTCTGAGGATCCATATTTAGCTGATTAGCCAATTTAACTGTAGTTTGTAGGCAAAACACAGGATCATAAATTACTGTAGGTAGGAAATTTACAAAGATATTGAATCCCTTCGTTATTTTGGTTCTGGCAGCTTTAATAGCGTTTTCTCTGCAAGTTCTATCCAGGTAAAATAAAGTGTCTGTTTGGCGGGCGGCCTCAAATAAAAAAGCAGGACTTACAATTTCACCGTTTTCATTAACACCTCTGATCAAGCACTCAAAGCCGAACACTTCTCTTTCTTTGAAGTTAACAATAGGATGAAAGTAAACCTTAAACCGGTTGTCTTTTAGCATGGATAAATATTCGGAATGGGTAAGCGTAGAAACGAAGTATTTCAAAGGCTTAAGACAAGATATTAAGGAGCTAATAGATAGTTCACCGCTCGAATAACAAACTTTTATTCCTTCCTGTTCAACCTCTGACAAATCTGTTAGTAGGTTGACTAATTCAGTAAAGTTCCGGTTTGGAACGGTAAAAAGGGTTTCTTCCACCTGAAGGTTTATTTTGGCTTTTCTTAGTTTGTCTAATAACTTTTGAGCTAGAAAGTCGATTTCTGTGAAGAGATATATAGTGACGGGCATTTCTGGAAGCTCGGGTAACATCCCACACTTTGGACAATTCCTGTTCTCCATGATTACCTCCCATGTTGGGGTTTTTTTCTGATTTTTTCGCATTCAGGCTTGCCCCCTTTTTACTATGATCCCCTTATGCATCCAAAGTCAAAATTTTAATCTTTTTTATCATGTTAGCAAAACTTCCGGTACAGATTTAGACATCCTAGCGAAATACCCATAAAACCCTGTCCCGCAAAAGCATTATCACCGAGAAGATAAAGCCCCGGAAACGGCGTAAAGTTGTTTGGAATCTTCCAGAAGGGAGTATCTATGGTTAAGGAGAAGCCACCAAGCGAAAATCTTCTTGTAAATTTTTTGAAAGTAAGAGGGGTTGCTGAGAAATGATAGTAGATATCCCCCTCTTTCAAATCCAGGCGACTTTGTATGATGTTTACTAACGCTTTTTCAAGCTTCTTTTTGGCGATTTTCAATCCAGATTGACTCAAGTTTAACCATAGTTTTAGTGGGGTGTGGGTCGAAGCAGTGAAGGTTACGTAATCGCCGGGCTGATCCAAGAAGGAAAGATGAACATAACCGGAAGTGCCAGGAAGAATATCTTTTTTAATGACAAATAGATGATGTCTTGC of the Thermodesulforhabdaceae bacterium genome contains:
- a CDS encoding PxxKW family cysteine-rich protein; this translates as MICQTVRAGSECAFMTPTGCGYNGGTCYPIVEQCEGCQRITEVEGGKFCTIYPNPSIKWKTGPCNMATHVKIETSKQQQEKINPLKASKRAAKGKK
- a CDS encoding EAL domain-containing protein, coding for MENRNCPKCGMLPELPEMPVTIYLFTEIDFLAQKLLDKLRKAKINLQVEETLFTVPNRNFTELVNLLTDLSEVEQEGIKVCYSSGELSISSLISCLKPLKYFVSTLTHSEYLSMLKDNRFKVYFHPIVNFKEREVFGFECLIRGVNENGEIVSPAFLFEAARQTDTLFYLDRTCRENAIKAARTKITKGFNIFVNFLPTVIYDPVFCLQTTVKLANQLNMDPQNLIFEIVETEKVKDIKHLKRILDFYMQHGFRVALDDIGTGYSSLDVFIKLYPNFIKIGRDLIEDLDRKSLKRDVVRAMVDVAEKNGIEVIAEGVERKEEAETLSEIGVNIMQGFLFAKPGPEPIYEINF
- a CDS encoding transketolase C-terminal domain-containing protein, with the translated sequence MKGYFLRARGEKVEQYQIITGNQAAALGAKLCRVQVVAAYPITPQSKIPEVLAEYVERGELKAEFVRVESEHSALTVCISASIVGARAFTATAANGLAYMHEQLHWAAGARVPIVMPVTNRGLGAPWTILNDMQDSLSQRDTGWIQFYCINNQEVLDHVIMGYRVAETVHLPVMVCYDGFRLSHTVMPVNVPSQELVDQYLPPKKPPYSLDPENPININPVVMGELIPGVDGKLWPDYMSIRRRMQKAHEGALEIILQAGKYFGELFGRTYDTPFTKYKTEDASAVFLTMGSLTSEAMEAVDALRKEGIRIGVIGLRVFRPFPAKELAEVLSGLEKVIVVEKAISYGYETPLATETKAAIYSFGTSPYSLIWSWVVGLGGKDVKPRDLVGICNAVFHNAPRERPLWWHEEEYTYERAVC
- the fusA gene encoding elongation factor G, with the protein product MKEDLTKVRNFALGAHTGAGKTSLGEAMLFMSGATTRLNKVDQGNSVLDFEPEEVKRKITISSAFYTFEWNKYTFHLIDTPGDFNFIAETQTALQGADGVVVVVDAVDGVKVQTERVWEIADTLGHPRVIFVSKVDKDRADFKRVVEDIRSNFGDICVPVTVPIGLGEQFKGVVDVLHGKAFVYPGPESKQFNIQDVPGDLAGDVEAYRDQVIERVAEADDTLLEKYLEQGALDPEEIEKGLIAAITHRKLVPILCGSGVTGIGVVQFMDFMARYFPSPMDRGERAGETSDGQPISRKPLPEEPFSALVIKTLNDPYAGRLTIMRVFSGTVSSDSTVYNATKKSKERFGSLLLLQGKSQKQISEAGPGSIVAVAKLKDTMTGDTLCDEKQPILYGLLPLPPVVYSLAVEPKSRGDEEKIFSSLARLMEEDVRLKLERNDETKEMILSGMGEIHIEATVDKLQRKYGVEVNLRLPRVPYKETIRGKARVQGKYKKQTGGRGQYGDCWIEIEPLPRGEGFKFVDKIVGGVIPKQFIPAVEKGIVEAAQEGVLAGYPTIDFKVDLVDGSFHPVDSSELAFKIAGSMAFKKAAMDAKPVLLEPIMYMEITVPDDCMGDVIGDLNGRRGKVLGMESKGKKQIIKALVPMVEVLRYAPDLRSMTAGRGVFIMRFDHYEEVPAQLQDKIIEQARVEKEKESK
- the pilB gene encoding type IV-A pilus assembly ATPase PilB, whose translation is MSQVGASKRLGQLLIEESLISKEQLQEALNEQMRSRERLGAILIKKGFINATDLAVALAKQLKLPLVNPLKINIPDEIQNLILQETAEKYQAVPFGLTGNVLHVATSDPTNRLMADDLRFLTQKAIKIHVAPENAIKQILEHRKASSNDSLDEALRLLSDDIELTTEGPEDLDLAEIQGEAGDAPVVKLVNSLLTDAIRKKASDIHIEPYEKTLRIRYRIDGILYEIMRPPVKYKNAISSRIKIMSNLDIAERRLPQDGRIKAKILGKEIDFRVSCLPTIFGEKVVLRILDKSSLQLDMTELGFEPDQLDAFKRAIYQPYGMVLVTGPTGSGKTTTLYSALMELNKTERNISTVEDPVEYNLPGINQVQVHEAIGLTFAAALRAFLRQDPDIIMVGEIRDYETAEIAVKAALTGHLVLSTLHTNDAPSTITRLINMGVEPFLVASALNLALAQRLVRKLCNQCKVVNDAITPDILLDIGVPEHWIESGFTCFSARGCVACNNTGYRGRVALYEVMPIHDELQELILANAPAAEIKKEAIRLGMKTLRMSGLNKVREGITSIDEVMRATAKD
- a CDS encoding inositol monophosphatase family protein gives rise to the protein MIGDLSVEKAKEFVVELLHEAGNIALEGYGKGRIEKKFDEEMVTFFEMKLENFVRAKIEKAFPGHFLFGDGVTSSGYRHDTGKYLWVFDALDGVANYQAGIPMWGMSFALLENFWPIVGAYFMPSTGDMWLAVGGGAMYFNGKEKKIVDTEPTNNESLLFTYSRFHDHFKTTFPGKIRNLGCTGAHICYVAQGRADGAVIHNVAFRDMVAPLLILESAGGSVEFFEGGKFYINEYSDGRRVRDFLLVAPKGFHDQLRGYLRRTDVIE
- a CDS encoding thiamine pyrophosphate-dependent enzyme, yielding MSVPFVEIPDREYVLPGTRTCAGCGLTLAYRYILKALGPKVIITLPACCLTILHGIYPKTPVAVNALNTTFASTAASASGLVAGLKATGQNDYVVVGMAGDGGTFDMGIQALSGAAERQTDFIYICYDNEAYMNTGVQRSSATPEGAITTTTPVEPKQQPKKDFLAIMEAHKLPYMATCCSAYPRDIYEKLSKAKNIRGTRFIHLYVPCPPGWGFPTNKTVEIGRIAVETGVVVLFEIEDGKLRLTGRSLTMARSGRKRPVDEYLKLQGRFKKMTPEQIASFQKDVDERWEQYLRRAEI